CGGTCGGAGGAACCTTGCGCCTGGGACATGGCGCCCAGCGAACCCATGCCGCGGTACGCCTTGTAGGAACGGCCCTGGAACAGTTCGATCTCGCCCGGCGCTTCTTCGGTACCGGCGAACATCGAGCCCATCATTACGCAGGACGCACCGGCCACGATGGCCTTGGACAGGTCACCGGAGAAGCGGATGCCGCCGTCGGCGATCAACGGCACGCCCGTGCCTTCAAGGGCCGCGGCGACGTTGGCGATGGCGCTGATTTGCGGCACGCCCACACCGGCAACGATACGCGTGGTGCAGATCGAGCCAGGGCCGATACCGACCTTGACCGCATCGGCGCCCGCTTCGGCCAGGGCCTTGGCGGCAGCGCCGGTGGCGATGTTGCCGCCGATCACTTGTACGTCAGGGAAATTCTGCTTGACCCAGCGCACGCGGTCGATCACACCTTTGGAGTGACCGTGGGCGGTGTCGACCACCACCACGTCAACACCGGCAGCCACCAGGGCGGCCACGCGGTCGCCGGTGTCTTTACCGGTACCGACGGCAGCGCCGACGCGCAGACGACCTTGGTCATCCTTGCTGGCCCATGGGTAAGCCTTGGCTTTTTCGATGTCGTTGACGGTCATCATGCCCTTGAGCGCGAAGTTGTCGTCGACGATCAGCACGCGCTCGATGCGGTGCTTGTGCAGCAACTCGCGAGCCTCGTCCTTGTCAACACCTTCGCGAACCGTGACCAGACGCTCTTTAGGCGTCATCACTTCGCGGACGGTGACTTCAAGGCGGTTCTCGAAACGCACGTCACGGGAGGTGACGATGCCGACCAGATCGCCATCGTGCAGCACCGGAACGCCGGAGATGTTGTGCAGGCGGGTCAGTTCGAACAGGTCACGCACGGTGGCGTCGGCTTCGATGGTGATTGGGTCTTTCACCACACCGGCTTCGTAACGCTTGACCTTGCGCACTTCGGCAGCTTGCTGCTCGATGGTCATGTTCTTGTGGATGATGCCGATGCCGCCTTCCTGAGCCATGGCGATCGCCAAACGGGCTTCGGTGACGGTGTCCATGGCAGCGGAAACCAGGGGAATATTCAGCTCGATGCCACGGGTTAGGCGGGTCTTGAGACTGACTTCGTTAGGGAGCACCTCGGAATAACCGGGCACTAGGAGAATGTCGTCGAATGTCAGAGCTTCTTGGCTGATACGCAGCATCGCGGGGGCTCCCGAGCGGGAAAATGGAAGCGCGCCATTATACTCAGACACCCCTCAGGTCTCAATGTAAAACTCTGACATATTTGGGAATAGTGATAGATGGAGAATTCTGGCTCCACCTGATCGTTCCCGCGCTCTGCGTGGGAATGCATCCTGTGACGCTCCGCGTCAGGACTCTAAGGCGGGACGCAGAGCGTCCAAGGCGGCATTCCCACGCGGAGCGTGGGAACGATCACGGATAGGAGGGGTTACAGCTCGACTTTGACCCAGGCGATCTTCTGGTCCAGCCA
Above is a genomic segment from Pseudomonas azadiae containing:
- the guaB gene encoding IMP dehydrogenase, producing the protein MLRISQEALTFDDILLVPGYSEVLPNEVSLKTRLTRGIELNIPLVSAAMDTVTEARLAIAMAQEGGIGIIHKNMTIEQQAAEVRKVKRYEAGVVKDPITIEADATVRDLFELTRLHNISGVPVLHDGDLVGIVTSRDVRFENRLEVTVREVMTPKERLVTVREGVDKDEARELLHKHRIERVLIVDDNFALKGMMTVNDIEKAKAYPWASKDDQGRLRVGAAVGTGKDTGDRVAALVAAGVDVVVVDTAHGHSKGVIDRVRWVKQNFPDVQVIGGNIATGAAAKALAEAGADAVKVGIGPGSICTTRIVAGVGVPQISAIANVAAALEGTGVPLIADGGIRFSGDLSKAIVAGASCVMMGSMFAGTEEAPGEIELFQGRSYKAYRGMGSLGAMSQAQGSSDRYFQDSSAGAEKLVPEGIEGRVPYKGTLSAIIHQLMGGLRSSMGYTGSADIEEMRTKPEFVRITGAGMAESHVHDVQITKEAPNYRVG